A region of Solanum dulcamara chromosome 7, daSolDulc1.2, whole genome shotgun sequence DNA encodes the following proteins:
- the LOC129895893 gene encoding proline-rich extensin-like protein EPR1 translates to MMNNRMSWIWMILLFLGLVFYNLSTSQARHISSHHPTAVVVGTVFCDVCHQQEYLSKASHFISGAIVAVECANSGKNSRFYQEVKTNVHGEFSVHLPFKVDKYVKHVIGCSARLISSSEPHCAEASTAAASSSFQLKSRKKGTHIFSAGFLTFKPVKQPKLCNQNPSIHSTNNKEAYPDHKSLTSTPNDPILTPSVSRFITTNQGFLPPLPGLPPLPQLPPLPQLPPLPPLIGFPPFFRAPPMSPPSTFPPFFHSPLMSPPSILPPIIPPPTFDLIPLPPPPPSHFPLPPFPFHPMPGFPGVPPASTSSPDKKHSP, encoded by the exons ATGATGAACAACAGAATGTCTTGGATTTGGATGATACTTCTCTTCCTTGGTTTGGTATTTTATAACCTTTCAACTTCACAAGCTAGGCATATTTCCAGTCATCATCCAACTGCTGTTGTTGTAGGAACAGTTTTCTGTGATGTTTGTCACCAGCAGGAGTATCTGTCAAAGGCCAGTCACTTCATTTCAG GAGCTATTGTTGCAGTAGAATGTGCCAACTCAGGCAAAAACTCAAGATTTTACCAAGAAGTGAAGACCAATGTGCATGGAGAATTCAGTGTACACCTTCCTTTCAAAGTGGACAAATATGTCAAACATGTTATAGGATGTTCAGCCAGGCTAATAAGCAGCAGTGAGCCACATTGCGCTGAGGCATCGACAGCAGCAGCTtcatcttctttccaactcaaATCGAGGAAAAAGGGAACACATATTTTCTCTGCTGGATTCTTAACTTTCAAACCTGTTAAACAACCAAAACTTTGCAACCAAAACCCAAGCATTCATAGTACCAACAACAAAGAAGCATATCCTGATCACAAGTCATTAACTTCAACTCCTAATGATCCCATATTAACTCCATCAGTGTCGCGTTTTATTACCACTAATCAAGGCTTTCTTCCACCTCTTCCAGGACTTCCTCCTTTACCGCAGCTCCCTCCTTTACCACAACTCCCTCCTCTGCCACCTCTTATAGGATTTCCACCGTTTTTCCGTGCACCTCCAATGTCTCCACCTTCAACATTCCCACCATTTTTTCATTCACCTCTAATGTCTCCGCCTTCAATACTTCCTCCAATTATCCCACCACCTACATTTGATTTAATTCcattaccaccaccaccaccttcCCACTTTCCTCTCCCTCCGTTCCCATTCCATCCTATGCCTGGCTTCCCTGGAGTTCCTCCCGCTTCTACTTCATCTCCAGATAAGAAGCACTCCCCTTAG